A genomic segment from Bradyrhizobium sp. CB1015 encodes:
- a CDS encoding TetR/AcrR family transcriptional regulator, with amino-acid sequence MVRKSTSKEAARKPNMREAILAAAEELFATNGFNAVSVRDIAHAAGANPGSVTYHFKTKDGLLLEIYRRHCGPMNLRRSELLAAAKRVRDLQDRLEAIVRAYVVPAFTSGSDLAGGGARFTRLRAVMSAEGNEVARKIIAQTFDDTSHAFIDAVHESLPHIPRTDIVWRSHFLLGALYYSLVTPERVSRLSRGEADGSDAAGAIEQLVQATVAAFQAPALDQAAPARRRPVVGSKT; translated from the coding sequence ATGGTACGCAAGTCCACCAGCAAGGAAGCGGCCCGCAAGCCGAACATGCGTGAGGCGATCCTCGCCGCCGCGGAGGAGCTGTTCGCCACCAACGGCTTCAATGCCGTGTCGGTGCGCGACATCGCGCACGCGGCCGGAGCGAATCCGGGCAGCGTGACCTATCATTTCAAGACCAAGGACGGTTTGCTGCTGGAGATCTACCGGCGCCATTGCGGACCGATGAACCTGCGCCGTTCCGAGTTGCTCGCGGCCGCAAAGCGCGTGCGCGATCTCCAGGACCGGCTGGAGGCGATCGTTCGCGCCTATGTGGTGCCGGCCTTCACCTCGGGCAGTGATCTCGCCGGTGGCGGGGCGCGTTTCACGCGGCTGCGCGCGGTGATGTCGGCGGAAGGCAACGAGGTCGCGCGAAAGATCATCGCGCAGACCTTCGACGACACCAGCCACGCCTTCATCGACGCGGTCCACGAGAGCCTGCCGCACATTCCGCGCACGGACATCGTCTGGCGCAGCCATTTCCTGCTCGGCGCACTCTATTATTCGCTGGTGACGCCGGAACGCGTGTCGCGCTTGTCGCGCGGCGAGGCCGACGGCAGCGATGCCGCGGGCGCCATCGAGCAATTGGTGCAGGCCACCGTCGCCGCCTTCCAGGCGCCGGCGCTGGACCAGGCCGCGCCGGCGCGGCGGCGGCCGGTCGTCGGCAGCAAGACGTGA